Sequence from the Erythrolamprus reginae isolate rEryReg1 chromosome Z, rEryReg1.hap1, whole genome shotgun sequence genome:
AAATTCCACCCCGCCACCACCAACACCACCCCGCATCGGTCAAATACTTTTCGGGGCTTACAATTCGCTCCGCACCAATCGTCTCAGTCCGAGCAGGGGAGGCTGTGGACAGGCTACCTTAAAGGAAGACGGTTTGGAAATAGTCTTTGTGCCAAGAGACGCAGgaaaagacaacaacaacaacaacaacactcacAAACACTCACACcacaggtgggttcctaccggtgcaatCCAGGGCGTGCGCTCCATTAGTGGCCTGCTGATAACGCAATTTTGGCACGATACGGCAAAGGACCGCCGTCTTTGTGCTACCATCGAGGCTGTTGTGGGTGCGCACACATCTGGGGCACGTGCGCACATGACCATCGTCGCAATGAATGTGCAGCCAGCAAAATCTCGTGTGAGGGAAGTGCACGCGAGTGagatttttgccgatatttttgctcctgcgcatgcggaGAAGCAAAAAATAGGTGAAAGTCACCGAAATCTCATGAACATCATCACATaatattttgcttgctgtgcatgccaGAATACAAATTGCGCATGGGTGCACATGGGTGCACATCGAGGACATGTAGCTTACTGCACATCCTGAATATCACTACTGGAACGTAGCACATGACAACTCCAGggctgtctttgctggtccgtGCGTGCCGCCACCTCTTTTGGGGGTGATTTTCTGCGATTTTTCAGCTCTCAGAGCATGCCTCTGAGCATGAGTGGCAGTACAATTGCACCAGGGGACGCGAGAGCGAAACCTCGTGATGCGCACCGATAGCAAAAGGCAAGAGGAACCCATCCCCAACTCACACTCACTCACTGGCACTCAAGACAACACAACCCACCACCAATCCCAGAGAGGAACCTTGAGTCTTTGGCGGCACGGAAGCTCCTGAGATACCGCCGAGAAGCATCCGCTGAAGGTGTGGGACTTACGGCCAAGGCCTCCACACCCGTAGTCCTGTGGGCCCCCATCTCTCCGAGAGTCTGCTCTGGGGGGCTCTACTGCAGCCCTCCGTTGGTGGTGGGGCCAGGCTAGGCGGGCAGGCCTGCAGTCCGGAGCCGGAGGGGCTGGGGTGGGGCTGCGGGGGCCAGACATACGTCGGTCCCCCCAGAGTCGGGCTGCACCCGCCGAAGATGTTGGGGCTGTAGCAGGGCTGAGAGTCACATCTAGGGTTGGAGGGCGCCTGGGGTCCGCGGGGGAGCTCCGGCTGAGGCCTGGGGGTGAGCTGCTCCATGCAGTGAGCGATGCGGTCCACGCAAAaggctttctgaggaggagggaggccgggGCTGGCTCGGAGGAAGTGGGTGGCTTGCTTGAGGCACTGGCGGTGGCCGCTGCTGTAGCTCTCCAGGAGGAATTCTTGCTTGGAGGGCTCACCTGCATTTGcatggggagggaaggaggatggagatgggaaggagaaggaagggaaaggaagtagAAGGGATGAAGAATGAGAGATAGCAGAAAAGGGAGaagaatggatggataaatggaaggaagatagaaggagagaaagaaaggtgataggaggaaaaaagagagagagagagagaaagaaagaaggaaagaaagaaggaaggaaggaaaggggagatggatggatgggagatgggaatgagaagaattggtagaaagaaggaaggaaaggaagtagAAGGGATGAAGAATGAGAGATAGCAGAAAAGGGAGaagaatggatggataaatggaaggaagatagaaggagagaaagaaaggtgataggaggaaaaaagagagagagagagagaaagaaagaaggaaagaaagaaggaaggaaggaaaggggagatggatggatgggagatgggaatgagaagaattggtagaaagaaggaaggaaaggaagtagAAGGGATGAAGAATGAGAGATAGCAGAAAAGGGAGaagaatggatggataaatggaaggAAGAtcgaaggagaggaagaaaggtgataggaggaaaagagagagagagagagagaaagaaagaaggaaagaaagaaggaaggaaggaaaggggagatggatggatgggagatgggaatgagaagaattggtagaaagaaggaaggaaaggaagtagAAGGGATGAAGAATGAGAGATAGCAGAAAAGGGAGAAGAATAGATGGATAAatggaaggaagatagaaggagaggaagaaaggtgatagaaggaaaaaagagaaaaaaagaaagacagaaagaaagagaaggaagagaaggaaggaaagaaggaaaagggagatggatggatggatagatggatggatggatgggagatgggaatgagaagaattggtagaaagagggaagaaaggaaagaggaagtagaaggaaagaaggaagagaaaatgagaagggaggaaagaaggaaggatggagggaagtagaaggaaagaaggaaggaaaagggagatggatggatgggagaggGGAATGAGAAGAAttggtggaaagaaggaaggaagtagaaggaaagagggatgagagagagaaggaaaaaggagaagaataGATGGATACATGGAAagtaggagagaaagaaaggggatagaagaaaaagggggaaaaggaaagaaagaaagaaagaaagaaagaaaaagaaggaaggaaggaagggaagaaggaaggaacggagaAGGAAAGTGGAGATGGGTGGATGGGAGATGAGAATtggtagaaagaaggaaggaaggaaaggaagtaaaAGGGAAGAAGTATGAGAGataaaaggagaaaggggaaaagaatagatggataaatgaagtgaagataggaaagaaagaaaggtgatagaaggaaaaaagagaaaagaaaaagaaagacagacagaaagaaagagaaggaaagggagatggatgaatggatggatgggagatgggaatgagaagaattggtagaaagatggaaagaaggaaagaagtagaaggaaagaagagaagaggaaaaacggAGAAGATTAGATTGATAAATGGAaggaagataaaaagagaaaagtgaTAGAAggcaaaaagagaaaggaaggaaggaaggaaggaaggaaggaaaaggtaaATGAATGGATGGGAATGAGAAGAAttggtggaaagaaggaaggaagtagaaagaaagaaggatgacatagaaggaaaaaaggaagaattgATGGATAAATGGAACGAAcataggagggaaagaaaggtgatagaagaaaaaagagaaagaaagaaagacagaaagagagagagagaggaaaaaagaaaaggaaagaaagaaaggaaaaaaaggggaaaagaaaggaagatcaattttaaaaatcacattggCAATTTGTAAACTTACAAAGGACCACTTCCTCGTAGCAGTCCCCCCCTGCTCTCTTTTGGCCAAGGGCTTGTGACGGCTGCCCCCAAATGCCAAGCCAAACCCCCATTTGGCCAGAAGAGGCCTTAACACCCCACCACCAACACCCATATCTAATTGCACTTATCTCATCAGATCAAACAATGAAGGTGCCActtgaaggagggaagaaaggaaatttACTGCAGAGGGAAAGGAGAacaagagaggggaaggaaggggctgCTTTCTTCAACGTGGCACCCTCAGGCCTAGAGAgctgcctctgtgtgtgtgtgtgtgtgtgtgtttgtgtgtaaaacatatttttgctgataatgaaaaggaacggggattagtatagatctatttcaaggtaTTTAGCTCTCATCGGCTAGccgcacccttactgggatttgaaccttggGAGTCTGCACGTAAGGCAGTTGCTTTAACCTTTAATATATATGGAGTTGTTTTCCCCTGtcaaagctgagaggaggagaaccaggGGTctggatcaggggtaggcaaagttggcacttctatgacatgtggacttcaactcccagaattcctgaactaattATGCTagtcaggaattctgagagttgatgtctacatgttatagaagagccaactttgcctacctctgatctAGAGGTTTCAGCTACTGCTTCACAGGCAGATTCCCTtaggttcaaatcccaggaagggtatggctagctgatgaaagcaaaatagcttgaaatacatCTATagcagtctcccttccttttcattatctgtAAAactatgttacatatatatatatatatatgtaacatagttttacacacacacacacacacacacacacacacaccttcgtgtttatttttcccccaactggagacacttttaagatgggtggacttcaactcccagaattcaatggtggctggctggctggctgggggattctgggagttgaagtccacctaacTTCAAAGCTACCATTCCCCCTGGTTTAAAGACCAGAAGGTTAAACAATGAATCACAGAGTTCTTTGAAAAGGTtcaatttttattcatttctcaGCTGGGGGAAAAACTTTACTTTGtgccctcttttgggggagggggcaaatTTTCAGTTCATGGAGGGAAAaatcaacttaaaaaaaaaaaaccatttatccATTGCATGATACATTTATCAAATTTATCCAGCCACCCATTATAACAATAAACCAATTCTgggttcttttctttttccatttgaaggaaagaagaaaggatgatagaaagaaagaatgatatgagggatgaaaggaaagaaggagagaaagaaataaggaagggaagagaaaaagatgagaggaaggagagaggaagagaaagaaggaaaggtggATAGAAGATGgtagtaaaggaaggaaggagacaaagaACGGGAGgatagaggaggagaaagaaggaaagcaggaaagatgagagggagagaaaggaaggaaggggatagaCAGGAAGAAAGATGGGAggtaagagagggaaggaagggagaaaggaagaagagagagaaagaacgaaagaTGGAAGGGTGCAGTAAGagtggaaggagaaaaagaagggaagaaagatgagagggaggaagaaaagagagggagaaagaaaagagaagaaagaaaaaagggaaagaaaagggtgagaaggaggagtgggagagaaatgagaaagggagaagaaaagaaggtgAGACTgatgagggaaagaaggaaaggaagatagatgagaggcagagaaggaagaagggaaggaaaaaaggaaggttagagggatgagagagagaagaaagaaggtaaGAAGAAGGTAAGAGGGATaacagagaaggaaggagggaagaagaaaaataagattAGAGGGATGAGACAgaatgaagaagggaagaagaaaaagcttagagggatgagagagagaggaggagaggggaagaagaaaaagagggatgagagagagagaaggaagaaaggaagaagaaaaagtttatagggatgagagagagaggaggagaagggaagaagaaaaagagggatgagggagagagaaggaagaagggaagaagaaaataataataattaataataattaataagttattagatttgtatgtcgcccctctctggagactcagggtggAAAAGGTTAgaggaatgagaaagagaaggaagaacagaagaaaaaagaaagttagtgggatgagagagagaaggaagaagggaagaagaaaaaggttagaggatgagagagagatggaagaagggaagaagaaaaaaatgggagactgatgagagggacagaaagaaggaaaggaagatagatgagacggagagaagaagggaagaagacaaagaaggTTAAAGGGATGAGAGAGAGGgacggaaggaaagaagaaaggaaggaaagaaagaaaaaaggaaggctagagggatgagagagagaaggaaggaggaaagaagaaaaaagtgagagagaagaagggaagaagaaaagaaaatgagactgatgagagggagggaaagaaggaaaggaagaaaggtgggaaggaaggaaggaaaggaagaaaggaaggaaggaaggaatctcaGGGGTCAAAAGTACCTGGCAGCGGCTGTGTTTTGAGGAACTCCACCGTCTTTTGCAGAATTTCCGCTTTTTCCACTTTGGGGTTCCGGAGCCTCTGCGGAGAAAGAGAACCAAGTCCGACCGACACgagtgggtgggtgtgggtgCGTGGGGGGAGGCAGACACAGAAGGGCAGCGTGGGGGGAGGAAAGTGAGGCGGCGGGCCATGAAACCAAACTTTCCGCAGCTTCTGCGCCATCCCCACGCGGACTTCGTTTTGTTTCTGGGGAGCGGGGAAGGAAAACCCGCCACGGGGTGCTCACCTCGTCGCGCGTGGCTTCCAGCAGCAGGACCCGCAGGCGCGCCAGGCTCCGGTTCATGCGCTCCCGCCGCCGCTTCTCCAGCAGCGGCTTCAACAGCTGGCGGGACAAAAAAGAGAAGATGAGTCGGGGGGAGGTCTCGCGTGGGGGTCCCGTGCCCCTTTCCCGCGCGTGGGCCGGCTtccccctcaccttcttcccttccttgggACTCCTCATCTTCATCATCGTCGTCGTCTTTGGCCCCTGGGAGGTCGCAGGGGCGGGCGGGGGTCCTGGAGGCAGCCGGAGACTCATCTGCAGCGAAGTAGCGCCGGGGAGAACCTgacttatatatatatgtttagcGAACTTCGTCCAGCCCCGCCTTGCCTTTGatctgggaggggggcggagagCCGGCGGGCGACAGGGGCACGTGCTGCAGTAAGACtcgcccctccccccccacacgcATAACCCCCTGCCCCTCCCACAGGGCAGGGAAGACCCCTGACCCACCCCTTTCCATGGGTTGCAGGCCAAAAGGCTCAGCTGAGAAGGACATTAGAATCCTAATAGACCGtggtatccttccttccttccttccttccttccttccttccttccttccttccttccttccttcctgttaatACAATGTATGAAACTGTGTTGGGGTGCTACAATAtgtataaaccaacaatgtacaggtacctctacctaagaatgcctctacttaagaacttttctagataagaacccggtgctcaatattttttgcctcttcttaagaaccattttctacttaagaacccgagcctggaaaaatttcccaggaaatttgagagcggcacaaaggcccggccagtttcctgccattctccctttaatcctggccatctggggcttttctgggctgccagaggacccTTTCTGTgatgtttaaggaggctttggcagcccagaggaaacttacaaagagagattgcgggaatttggcatgaatagcctagagaaaaggacatgatagcagtataaagatatatgaggggttgccacagagaggagggggtccctctattctccagggcaccagaaggctggacgaggaacaacagatggaagctgaccaaggagagattcaacctggaaataaggaagaacttcctgacggtcagaacgatcaaccagtggaacaacctgccggTGGAatttgtgaactccccaactctggacactttcaagaggagattggattgccatctggctggggtgctataggatttcctgctcaggcagggggttggacttgatgacctgcacggtccctttcaactctaacaataaatgaatgaatgaatgaatgaatgaatgaatgaatgaatgaataaacagaatgaatgaatgaatgaataaataaataaattgaatgaatgaatgaatgaatgaatgaataaatattgattgattgattgaatgaatgaatgaataaataaataaataaatagaatgaatgaatgaataaataaataaataaataaattgaatgaatgaa
This genomic interval carries:
- the LOC139175811 gene encoding transcription factor HES-7.1-like, which gives rise to MSLRLPPGPPPAPATSQGPKTTTMMKMRSPKEGKKLLKPLLEKRRRERMNRSLARLRVLLLEATRDERLRNPKVEKAEILQKTVEFLKTQPLPGEPSKQEFLLESYSSGHRQCLKQATHFLRASPGLPPPQKAFCVDRIAHCMEQLTPRPQPELPRGPQAPSNPRCDSQPCYSPNIFGGCSPTLGGPTYVWPPQPHPSPSGSGLQACPPSLAPPPTEGCSRAPQSRLSERWGPTGLRVWRPWP